A genomic segment from Luteolibacter ambystomatis encodes:
- a CDS encoding beta strand repeat-containing protein, protein MKKKPSNLWFKSPLLSACIVLGLSLHAGAANYEWQTAGTNDTWSTAGGDANWFIAGAGPLAAWADGNAAVFNATTDATVTVSGTVAPTAVTFGTGWANNFTLTGGTIAFGGATGSIDSSAVGTVGGRQLKILSAITGTAGLMINSHGDLTAGGGGNGAYLQLGGNNSGLTGGIAVTGGLIDLTAANSVGANTLTFSNGGGILNAQHGAIILTNPITVSTAGTVRTWSNSIFNLTGLISGSGTLAFTDGGVTTLGSATGAGGTAVNTAANTFGGKISVGGGKLGITGDSALGTPPASFQADNITISNNATFMNMSQATSATNFGAGFDVTLNANRGITLGTGGATFQIGYGKTFTVNGAITGVGNLTKPDGGTLVLNDAITYTGNTGVTGGTLTFNPPGNLTKGGTVTVAVGSALNWAPTGRTLTLSGTGNTFTGELRISGVGSTIDIGANNVTFNGAGGTGLRYAAASGTGTVNATGGGKLILGTTGVAPAGDDWGATNVNGTLLINAVIDGPAGKTYENYGGGAGGTTIFAVNNTYLGDTYVSDGTLQIGTGGTTGSIGAGVLGVNGGKTFAVNRADAVTLTQNVILVGAAGNSNFTVADGAAATDLTLSGVVSGTREFWKRGLGTLALTNSNTYTGSTVLVDGILDLNTLGNGATPGANGTGGIFIAQAGTPATLRYSGPTASTDKIGANALQGTGANTIIEIPNAATTLTITSPLGQNGAGKGFTKTGAGSLVLANDSTYTGPTVVNTGTLQLGNGGATGTLGGGAVTNNGKLVFNRSGITTVAGVISGSGSLEQTSGTLSLTGANTYTGETTVTGGTLSLANAFLDDASTVRIATGGVLDLQHGASDTVDKLFINGVQQAAGVYDSTNSGGFITGSGSLNVTGVPTDPYVAWASAKGLTSGVNDAKGDDPDHDGLNNLIEFAFDGNPLSGASDQRIFTKVATVNGSPALTLTLPVRVGTSFPPSVGELVSGPGSVIYHIQGSVDLVNWALDVDEVPAGDVAAVQAGIANPETGWINRSFYIPGSDPSGTPECFIRAKATE, encoded by the coding sequence ATGAAAAAAAAACCTTCGAACCTCTGGTTCAAATCCCCCCTGTTGTCCGCGTGCATCGTCCTCGGACTATCGCTGCACGCCGGTGCCGCCAACTATGAATGGCAGACCGCGGGAACCAATGACACCTGGTCCACCGCAGGCGGTGACGCCAACTGGTTCATCGCCGGTGCCGGTCCTCTGGCCGCATGGGCCGATGGCAATGCCGCCGTCTTCAACGCGACCACCGATGCAACGGTGACGGTCAGTGGAACGGTCGCGCCTACGGCGGTGACCTTCGGCACTGGGTGGGCGAACAACTTCACGCTTACGGGCGGCACCATCGCATTTGGTGGTGCAACCGGCAGCATCGATTCCTCCGCGGTGGGAACTGTCGGCGGACGACAGCTCAAAATCCTCAGTGCGATCACCGGCACCGCCGGTCTCATGATCAACTCCCACGGCGATCTCACCGCCGGTGGCGGTGGCAATGGTGCCTACCTCCAGCTCGGCGGGAACAACAGCGGTCTCACAGGTGGCATCGCCGTCACCGGTGGATTGATCGATCTCACCGCGGCGAACTCCGTGGGCGCCAACACGCTCACCTTCTCCAATGGCGGCGGTATCCTCAATGCACAGCACGGAGCGATCATTCTCACCAATCCGATCACCGTTTCCACGGCTGGCACCGTACGGACCTGGAGCAATTCCATCTTCAACCTCACCGGGCTGATCTCAGGATCCGGCACGCTGGCGTTCACCGATGGCGGCGTCACCACGCTCGGTTCCGCCACCGGCGCCGGCGGCACGGCGGTGAACACCGCTGCGAACACCTTCGGCGGCAAGATATCGGTGGGAGGTGGCAAGCTGGGCATCACCGGTGATTCCGCTCTCGGCACGCCCCCGGCCTCCTTCCAGGCGGACAACATCACGATCTCGAACAACGCGACGTTCATGAACATGTCGCAGGCCACCTCGGCCACGAACTTCGGTGCCGGTTTCGATGTGACCCTGAACGCAAACCGCGGCATCACGCTCGGCACCGGTGGTGCCACCTTCCAAATCGGCTATGGAAAGACCTTCACGGTCAACGGAGCGATCACCGGAGTTGGCAACCTGACCAAACCCGATGGAGGAACACTCGTCTTGAACGATGCCATCACTTACACGGGCAACACCGGCGTCACCGGAGGCACGCTGACCTTCAATCCACCGGGCAATCTCACCAAGGGCGGCACGGTGACCGTCGCAGTGGGTTCGGCATTGAACTGGGCCCCGACTGGAAGGACTCTGACTCTCTCCGGGACCGGCAACACCTTCACCGGCGAGCTGCGTATCAGCGGCGTGGGGAGCACCATCGACATCGGCGCGAACAACGTCACCTTCAACGGCGCGGGCGGTACCGGTCTGCGCTATGCCGCCGCCAGCGGCACCGGCACGGTCAACGCCACCGGCGGTGGCAAGCTGATCCTTGGCACCACCGGCGTTGCCCCCGCCGGGGATGACTGGGGTGCGACCAACGTGAACGGCACCCTGCTCATCAATGCCGTGATCGACGGTCCTGCGGGAAAGACCTACGAAAACTATGGCGGCGGAGCCGGCGGCACCACGATCTTCGCGGTGAACAATACCTATCTCGGTGACACCTACGTCAGCGACGGCACACTTCAGATCGGTACCGGCGGCACCACCGGCTCCATCGGCGCGGGCGTCCTTGGAGTGAACGGCGGCAAGACGTTCGCGGTGAACCGCGCGGATGCCGTGACGCTCACGCAAAACGTGATCCTCGTCGGCGCTGCTGGAAACTCGAACTTCACCGTGGCGGACGGAGCCGCCGCCACCGATCTCACGCTGTCCGGCGTGGTTTCCGGCACGCGCGAATTCTGGAAGCGCGGTCTGGGCACGCTGGCGCTGACGAATAGCAACACCTACACCGGCAGCACCGTATTGGTGGACGGCATCCTCGATCTCAACACGCTCGGCAACGGAGCAACACCGGGAGCGAACGGCACCGGTGGCATCTTCATCGCCCAGGCAGGCACGCCCGCGACGCTGCGCTACAGCGGCCCCACCGCCTCCACCGACAAGATCGGCGCGAATGCCCTCCAAGGCACGGGTGCGAACACCATCATCGAGATCCCCAATGCCGCAACCACGTTGACCATCACCTCCCCGCTGGGTCAGAACGGCGCTGGCAAAGGCTTCACGAAGACTGGAGCGGGTTCGCTGGTGCTTGCCAATGACAGCACCTACACCGGCCCCACCGTCGTCAATACCGGCACGCTCCAACTCGGCAACGGCGGCGCGACCGGCACGCTCGGTGGTGGCGCGGTAACGAACAACGGCAAGCTGGTCTTCAACCGCAGCGGCATAACGACCGTGGCGGGTGTCATTTCCGGCAGCGGCTCGCTCGAACAGACCAGCGGCACGCTTTCGCTGACGGGGGCAAACACCTATACCGGTGAAACCACAGTGACCGGAGGCACGCTGTCACTCGCCAACGCGTTCCTGGACGATGCCTCCACCGTCCGCATCGCAACAGGCGGGGTGCTCGATCTCCAGCACGGTGCGTCCGATACGGTGGACAAGTTGTTCATCAACGGCGTCCAGCAGGCCGCGGGTGTCTATGATTCCACCAACAGCGGTGGCTTCATCACCGGCTCCGGAAGCCTCAATGTGACGGGCGTTCCCACCGATCCCTATGTGGCGTGGGCATCCGCAAAAGGCCTCACCTCCGGAGTGAACGACGCCAAGGGGGATGATCCGGACCATGACGGCCTGAACAATCTCATTGAGTTCGCCTTCGATGGGAACCCGCTTTCGGGAGCCTCCGACCAGCGGATCTTCACCAAGGTGGCCACGGTCAATGGAAGCCCGGCCCTGACCCTGACTCTGCCGGTCAGAGTGGGAACGAGCTTCCCTCCGAGCGTCGGAGAGCTGGTTTCGGGACCCGGCAGCGTCATTTATCACATCCAGGGTTCCGTGGATCTGGTGAACTGGGCACTGGACGTGGACGAAGTGCCTGCAGGCGACGTGGCGGCCGTTCAAGCGGGCATCGCCAATCCCGAAACCGGCTGGATCAACCGCTCGTTCTACATCCCAGGCTCTGATCCTTCCGGAACGCCCGAGTGCTTCATCCGCGCGAAGGCGACCGAGTAA